The following proteins are encoded in a genomic region of Phalacrocorax carbo chromosome 2, bPhaCar2.1, whole genome shotgun sequence:
- the NT5C3A gene encoding cytosolic 5'-nucleotidase 3A isoform X1: MQALRLWTLLATYAVAVGQNQGQKNQECPKLNAQMPEFQKKTVHIKDPGRVEEIICGLIKGGAAKLQIITDFDMTLSRFSYNGKRCPTCHNIIDNSKLITEECRKKLLQLKETYYAIEIDPALTIEEKYPYMVEWYNKSHALLIEQGLQKDKLAETVRESDVMLKEGYENFFDKLSEHNIPVFIFSAGIGDILEEVIHQAGVYHSNVKVVSNFMDFDENGILKGFKGELIHVYNKHDGALKNTDYFKQLKDNSNIILLGDSQGDLSMADGVANVEHILKIGYLNDKVDELLEKYMDSYDIVLVKDESLEVANSILQKIL, translated from the exons ATGCAAGCCCTGCGTCTCTGGACTCTGCTTGCCACCTATGCTGTTGCAGTAGGACAAAATCAAGGACAGAAGAATCAGGAGTGCCCTAAGCTCAACGCACAG ATGccagaatttcagaagaaaactgttcATATTAAGGACCCAGGGAGAGTAGAGGAGATTATTTGTGGCCTCATCAAAGGTGGAGCTGCCAAACTTCAG ATTATTACAGATTTTGATATGACATTAAGTAGATTTTCCTACAATGGAAAAAGATGTCCAACTTGTCATA ACATCATTGATAACTCTAAGCTCATCACAGAGGAATGTCGGAAAAAG ttatTGCAGCTGAAAGAAACCTATTATGCTATTGAAATTGATCCAGCTCTCACTAttgaagaaaaatatccatATATGGTAGAATG GTACAATAAATCTCATGCACTTCTAATTGAACAAGGCTTACAAAAGGATAAGTTGGCAGAAACTGTGAGGGAATCTGACGTTATGCTGAA AGAAGGATATGAGAACTTCTTTGATAAACTCAGTGAACATAATATACCTGTGTTCATATTTTCTGCTGGGATTGGAGACATTCTTGAGGAAGTTATCCACCAGGCTGGGGTCTACCATTCTAATGTCAAAGTGGTTTCCAATTTCATGGATTTTGATGAAAAT gGAATATTAAAAGGATTTAAAGGAGAATTGATTCATGTTTACAACAAACATGATGGTGCCTTGAAGAATACAGATTACTTCAAACAGCTAAAAGATAACAGTAATATCATACTGCTGGGCGATTCCCAAGGAGACTTGAGTATGGCAGATGGAGTGGCAAATGTTGAACACATTCTTAAGATCGGCTATCTCAACGATAAA GTAGATGagcttttggaaaaatatatgGACTCTTATGATATTGTCTTGGTGAAAGATGAATCCCTGGAAGTTGCCAACTCCATCCTACAGAAAATCCTGTAA
- the NT5C3A gene encoding cytosolic 5'-nucleotidase 3A isoform X4 encodes MPEFQKKTVHIKDPGRVEEIICGLIKGGAAKLQIITDFDMTLSRFSYNGKRCPTCHNIIDNSKLITEECRKKLLQLKETYYAIEIDPALTIEEKYPYMVEWYNKSHALLIEQGLQKDKLAETVRESDVMLKEGYENFFDKLSEHNIPVFIFSAGIGDILEEVIHQAGVYHSNVKVVSNFMDFDENGILKGFKGELIHVYNKHDGALKNTDYFKQLKDNSNIILLGDSQGDLSMADGVANVEHILKIGYLNDKVDELLEKYMDSYDIVLVKDESLEVANSILQKIL; translated from the exons ATGccagaatttcagaagaaaactgttcATATTAAGGACCCAGGGAGAGTAGAGGAGATTATTTGTGGCCTCATCAAAGGTGGAGCTGCCAAACTTCAG ATTATTACAGATTTTGATATGACATTAAGTAGATTTTCCTACAATGGAAAAAGATGTCCAACTTGTCATA ACATCATTGATAACTCTAAGCTCATCACAGAGGAATGTCGGAAAAAG ttatTGCAGCTGAAAGAAACCTATTATGCTATTGAAATTGATCCAGCTCTCACTAttgaagaaaaatatccatATATGGTAGAATG GTACAATAAATCTCATGCACTTCTAATTGAACAAGGCTTACAAAAGGATAAGTTGGCAGAAACTGTGAGGGAATCTGACGTTATGCTGAA AGAAGGATATGAGAACTTCTTTGATAAACTCAGTGAACATAATATACCTGTGTTCATATTTTCTGCTGGGATTGGAGACATTCTTGAGGAAGTTATCCACCAGGCTGGGGTCTACCATTCTAATGTCAAAGTGGTTTCCAATTTCATGGATTTTGATGAAAAT gGAATATTAAAAGGATTTAAAGGAGAATTGATTCATGTTTACAACAAACATGATGGTGCCTTGAAGAATACAGATTACTTCAAACAGCTAAAAGATAACAGTAATATCATACTGCTGGGCGATTCCCAAGGAGACTTGAGTATGGCAGATGGAGTGGCAAATGTTGAACACATTCTTAAGATCGGCTATCTCAACGATAAA GTAGATGagcttttggaaaaatatatgGACTCTTATGATATTGTCTTGGTGAAAGATGAATCCCTGGAAGTTGCCAACTCCATCCTACAGAAAATCCTGTAA
- the NT5C3A gene encoding cytosolic 5'-nucleotidase 3A isoform X3 → MLTKIWACMQALRLWTLLATYAVAVGQNQGQKNQECPKLNAQMPEFQKKTVHIKDPGRVEEIICGLIKGGAAKLQIITDFDMTLSRFSYNGKRCPTCHNIIDNSKLITEECRKKLLQLKETYYAIEIDPALTIEEKYPYMVEWYNKSHALLIEQGLQKDKLAETVRESDVMLKEGYENFFDKLSEHNIPVFIFSAGIGDILEEVIHQAGVYHSNVKVVSNFMDFDENGILKGFKGELIHVYNKHDGALKNTDYFKQLKDNSNIILLGDSQGDLSMADGVANVEHILKIGYLNDKVDELLEKYMDSYDIVLVKDESLEVANSILQKIL, encoded by the exons CCTGTATGCAAGCCCTGCGTCTCTGGACTCTGCTTGCCACCTATGCTGTTGCAGTAGGACAAAATCAAGGACAGAAGAATCAGGAGTGCCCTAAGCTCAACGCACAG ATGccagaatttcagaagaaaactgttcATATTAAGGACCCAGGGAGAGTAGAGGAGATTATTTGTGGCCTCATCAAAGGTGGAGCTGCCAAACTTCAG ATTATTACAGATTTTGATATGACATTAAGTAGATTTTCCTACAATGGAAAAAGATGTCCAACTTGTCATA ACATCATTGATAACTCTAAGCTCATCACAGAGGAATGTCGGAAAAAG ttatTGCAGCTGAAAGAAACCTATTATGCTATTGAAATTGATCCAGCTCTCACTAttgaagaaaaatatccatATATGGTAGAATG GTACAATAAATCTCATGCACTTCTAATTGAACAAGGCTTACAAAAGGATAAGTTGGCAGAAACTGTGAGGGAATCTGACGTTATGCTGAA AGAAGGATATGAGAACTTCTTTGATAAACTCAGTGAACATAATATACCTGTGTTCATATTTTCTGCTGGGATTGGAGACATTCTTGAGGAAGTTATCCACCAGGCTGGGGTCTACCATTCTAATGTCAAAGTGGTTTCCAATTTCATGGATTTTGATGAAAAT gGAATATTAAAAGGATTTAAAGGAGAATTGATTCATGTTTACAACAAACATGATGGTGCCTTGAAGAATACAGATTACTTCAAACAGCTAAAAGATAACAGTAATATCATACTGCTGGGCGATTCCCAAGGAGACTTGAGTATGGCAGATGGAGTGGCAAATGTTGAACACATTCTTAAGATCGGCTATCTCAACGATAAA GTAGATGagcttttggaaaaatatatgGACTCTTATGATATTGTCTTGGTGAAAGATGAATCCCTGGAAGTTGCCAACTCCATCCTACAGAAAATCCTGTAA